TGGTGGGCTCGTCGAGAATGAGGATCCCAGGGGCGCGGACGAGCACCGACGCGACCGCGAGCCGCTGTCGCTCAGCCCGGCTGAGCCGCAGCGGATGGGTCCCGGCGGCGTCGCCCAGCCCCACCTGGCCGAGCACTCGCCCGACGCGTTCCGCCACCTGCTCCTGAGATACGTTTGTATTGCGCAGGCCGAAGGCGGCCTCGTCGAAGACGGTGTTCGCGAAGATCTGGTGGTCGGGATTCTGGAAGACGAACCCCACCTCGCCCGCCAGGTCACCGGCGTCGCGGCCCCCGGCGTCACTGCCGCTCACCCGCACCATTCCCGAAGTGGGGCTCAGGAGTCCGGTGAAATGCCTGGCCAGAGTGCTTTTGCCTGCACCGTTGCCGCCCAGCAGCGCGACGAACTCGCCGCGATAGATGGCGAGATCCACGCTGTCGAGTGCCAGCGCCCCCGAGGGGTACCGGTGGGTCAGGGCGATCGTCTCCAGGACTGGTGTGCGGGTGGACGCCTGAGGCGGGGTGCTGCGCGGGGCCTGAGGAGATCGGGGCCTGGGGCCGGCCGCCGGCCGTAGCCCCGCCGCCGCCATGCGCTCCGCGTCCCGGAGGAAGGGGCCTGGCGGGCCGAAGTAGCTGACCCGGCCGCCGGCCAGCACCAGGAGCAGATCGGCCCAGGTGGCGACGGCGTCCGGGTCATGCTCCACCAATACTATCGTATTGCCAGCGTCGCTGAGGGTTCGTATGATGCTGCGGACCGCCGCCGCGCCCTCCGGGTCGAGTGCCGAGGCCGGCTCGTCGAGGACCAGCAGCTGCGGTTCCATCGCGAGGACCCCGGCGATCGCGAGCCGCTGGAGCTGCCCGCCGGACAGGGTGGTGGTCTCGCGGCAGGCCAGGTCCGCCAGGCCGACTGCGGCCAGGGCCCGGCGCGCCCGCGAGATCACCTCGTCCCGCGGCAGGCCCAGGTTCGCGGGACCGGCGGCGGCGTCGTCGAGCACCAGGCGCTCCATCACCTGAGCCTGGGGATCCTGTGACACCAGGCCGGCGACGCGCACCAGCTGGGGCAGCGACGCCTCGTGGGTGGCCATGCCCGCCACCCGCAGCTGCCCGTAGAGGTCGCCGGGGTGGTGGTGGGGAACCAGGCCGTTCAGGGCCATCGCGAGAGTCGACTTGCCTGCCCCCGTCGCGCCCATCACCGCGACCCGGCTCCCGGCGGGGATCTCGCAGGTGACGTCCTGGAGCTGGCGCCGACCGGTGCCGCGGTGGGAGAAACCGAACCGGCGGGCCTCGATCACCGGGCCGTCAGCTCCGCCACCGGATGCCAGGGGACGTGCCCGGGGACCAGTCCCCGCAGGTCCGCCGCGGAGTTGGGGTCGCAGGCGATCAGCACGCAGCTCGCGGGGCCGCCGGAGGCGTCGAGGGGCAGGGGATGGGTCAGCCAGTTAAGGCCAAGACCCGCGGAGGAGGCGAGCTGCCCGGTCTCGTAGCCGATGCCCCGCGACCCGACCGGCAGGGCGTCGTGGACCAGGCCGCTCCCGACGAGGTCCTGGACGGTGGGTAGCGGCACGATGTCCGGGTGGCCGATGAAGATCTCGTCGTGCGGGGCGGATCGCGGCCAGCCTGCGCACACCACCAGGTCGCCGGGCCGGCCGCCGGCGGTCAGAAGCTCGCCGGTGACAGTCCCGATGGCCGTCACCCCGACCCCCGTCGCTGGCGACGGCACGTTCTCCTCGGTGCTGCCCGTCACCGCCTCGGGTGGGATGCCGACGTTAGCCGCGACCTCCCGGAACATGTCGATGAAGGGCGCGGCGTCGGCCAGGTCGTGGCACAGGGTGTTGATCAGCGCGACGGGACGCGCCCCGGCACACAGCACCTCCAGCAGCGGCACCCGGGCCGCGAAGTGCGCCACCAGCTCCGCGGGCACCCGCACTGGATCGGCGGGGCGCGGGCCGATGCCGCCCACCGAGTCGCATGCGACCACCAGGCGCGGGGAGCCGTCGATGACCAGCAGGTCGCGGACGGGGCGCACGGGGCTCGTCATCGCCGCCCGGGACCGGTGATCCCGACGGGATGGTCGGCGAGCCCGGCCGCGGCCAGCGCGACCCCGGCCACTGCCGCCACCACGATGTTGATGGCCGACCCGGCGAGCAGCGGCACCACCTGCGCGACGTACATTCCGAGGCCGCCGACGGGGATCAGGATCGCCGGGGCCAGCAAGCCGTTCAGCAGCGCCGCCGCCACGCCACCCGCCAGGAGGCCTACGCGGCGGCTCAGCCACCCGAAGACCCAGGCGAAAAGGAACATCTCGGCCGCGACGATGAGGTGGACCGGCAGGCCCAGCGGGAGACCAGCAGTCGCTGCGGAGATCAGGTGCCCGAGCGCCCCGACGATGCCGCCCTCAAGCGGGGAGAACACGGCGGCGGCCAGGTATCCGGGGGCTGAGTCCAGCGCGACGGTGCCCGTCGGGCTGGGGATCTTGATGAAGGCCCCAGCCCCCGACAGCGCCACC
The sequence above is drawn from the Arachnia rubra genome and encodes:
- a CDS encoding energy-coupling factor transporter ATPase, which codes for MIEARRFGFSHRGTGRRQLQDVTCEIPAGSRVAVMGATGAGKSTLAMALNGLVPHHHPGDLYGQLRVAGMATHEASLPQLVRVAGLVSQDPQAQVMERLVLDDAAAGPANLGLPRDEVISRARRALAAVGLADLACRETTTLSGGQLQRLAIAGVLAMEPQLLVLDEPASALDPEGAAAVRSIIRTLSDAGNTIVLVEHDPDAVATWADLLLVLAGGRVSYFGPPGPFLRDAERMAAAGLRPAAGPRPRSPQAPRSTPPQASTRTPVLETIALTHRYPSGALALDSVDLAIYRGEFVALLGGNGAGKSTLARHFTGLLSPTSGMVRVSGSDAGGRDAGDLAGEVGFVFQNPDHQIFANTVFDEAAFGLRNTNVSQEQVAERVGRVLGQVGLGDAAGTHPLRLSRAERQRLAVASVLVRAPGILILDEPTTGQDWRDTQALMELVSGLHRAGATVVLITHDLQLAARYATRAVVLDEGRLALDIPMTRLFDDEARLAELHLASTGKPGSQAPDPGEPPKTTGEPTRPQGQASLLSRADVRSKLLALAAVVAATLLALDPLANLVLAAVTAGALVSSGGSSVGGGSGTDGLRRLRGLLAPLLPVLFLVFAFAVLAPPPGADPDVVTRLWPGALPVTAGGLRHAANLVLRLVAMVCGSAAVLASTPTEQFTTLMRTLRLPNALVFMCTTALRFVPTLRQRARQITDAQQVRGARISSGGLVRRIKAHATVMIPLLTSGIRMSEDLAAAMVSRGYGITRHPTRLHDLSWSWRDTLLAAAAIALLAVPLVTG
- a CDS encoding AIR synthase related protein; amino-acid sequence: MTSPVRPVRDLLVIDGSPRLVVACDSVGGIGPRPADPVRVPAELVAHFAARVPLLEVLCAGARPVALINTLCHDLADAAPFIDMFREVAANVGIPPEAVTGSTEENVPSPATGVGVTAIGTVTGELLTAGGRPGDLVVCAGWPRSAPHDEIFIGHPDIVPLPTVQDLVGSGLVHDALPVGSRGIGYETGQLASSAGLGLNWLTHPLPLDASGGPASCVLIACDPNSAADLRGLVPGHVPWHPVAELTAR
- a CDS encoding ECF transporter S component; the protein is MSEQPPAPQDEVTFSTSGPHGFLTPRRVARIAILVALSGAGAFIKIPSPTGTVALDSAPGYLAAAVFSPLEGGIVGALGHLISAATAGLPLGLPVHLIVAAEMFLFAWVFGWLSRRVGLLAGGVAAALLNGLLAPAILIPVGGLGMYVAQVVPLLAGSAINIVVAAVAGVALAAAGLADHPVGITGPGRR